A portion of the Pseudomonas koreensis genome contains these proteins:
- a CDS encoding DUF4175 domain-containing protein, with product MKPRQSSFWKVFSTPIVIALLSVAGLFAALLGDGIWDALSWVGLGVPAVLAMKGLLQRG from the coding sequence ATGAAGCCGCGTCAGTCGAGTTTCTGGAAAGTCTTCAGCACACCGATCGTGATCGCCCTGCTCAGTGTGGCGGGGCTGTTTGCGGCGTTGCTCGGGGACGGGATCTGGGATGCGTTGAGCTGGGTCGGCCTTGGCGTGCCCGCGGTTTTGGCCATGAAGGGATTGCTGCAGCGCGGGTGA
- a CDS encoding glutathione S-transferase: protein MSAPSMTLYHNTLSPFVRKVMVLLHETGQQDRVALQDCVLSPVSPNPALIADNPLSKIPALRLADGNVIHDSRVILEYLDQQHVGNPLIPREGAARWRRLTLASMADGIMDASVMVRYETVLRPMEKHWDEWLDAQRDKIRRALAVLENEAIAELTSHFDVAAISVACALGYLDLRFPDMDWRAANPQLANWYFEVSQRPSMVATMPKP, encoded by the coding sequence ATGTCCGCCCCCAGCATGACCCTGTACCACAACACCCTGTCGCCCTTCGTCCGCAAGGTCATGGTGCTGCTGCACGAAACCGGTCAGCAGGATCGTGTCGCGCTGCAAGACTGTGTGCTCAGCCCGGTCAGCCCGAACCCGGCGCTGATCGCCGACAACCCGTTGAGCAAAATCCCCGCCCTGCGCCTGGCCGACGGCAATGTCATCCATGACAGCCGCGTCATCCTTGAGTACCTCGACCAGCAGCACGTCGGCAACCCGCTGATCCCCCGTGAAGGCGCGGCGCGCTGGCGGCGCCTGACCCTGGCGTCGATGGCCGACGGGATCATGGATGCCTCGGTAATGGTGCGTTACGAAACCGTCCTGCGCCCGATGGAAAAACACTGGGACGAATGGCTCGACGCCCAGCGCGACAAGATTCGCCGCGCCCTCGCCGTGCTCGAGAACGAAGCGATTGCCGAGCTGACCAGCCATTTCGATGTCGCGGCGATCAGCGTGGCCTGCGCACTGGGCTATCTGGACCTGCGCTTCCCGGACATGGACTGGCGGGCGGCCAACCCGCAACTGGCCAACTGGTATTTCGAAGTGAGTCAGCGACCGTCCATGGTGGCGACAATGCCCAAGCCTTAA